A single Glycine soja cultivar W05 chromosome 14, ASM419377v2, whole genome shotgun sequence DNA region contains:
- the LOC114385436 gene encoding uncharacterized protein LOC114385436, whose amino-acid sequence MLEQMECRANNAEREAELLKEQLKHLKDQLDKCLHQKIEVEKKLSTLMFQEVASTESNVLVKHLQQELRNYNMACDTFLTGLPITIADLEPHQIHSFYESLSNYCSFEGVLYCKPHFHQLFKMTGSWDKSFEGVPRSVRVERPAD is encoded by the exons ATG CTTGAACAAATGGAATGCAGAGCTAATAATGCTGAGAGAGAAGCAGAGCTGCTAAAAGAACAACTGAAACATCTTAAGGATCAACTTGATAAG TGTTTGCATCAGAAGATTGAAGTTGAAAAAAAGCTATCTACTTTAATGTTTCAAGAAGTTGCTTCTACAGAGAGTAATGTTTTAGTTAAGCATTTGCAACAGGAGCTTCGGAACTAT AATATGGCCTGTGACACATTTCTGACAGGCCTTCCCATCACTATTGCAGATCTTGAACCCCATCAGATACATTCCTTCTATGAATCT CTGAGTAATTATTGTTCCTTTGAGGGTGTCCTATACTGTAAGCCTCATTTCCATCAACTGTTTAAGATGACCGGCAGCTGGGACAAAAGTTTTGAAG GTGTTCCAAGAAGTGTTAGAGTGGAAAGACCTGCTGATTAG
- the LOC114385173 gene encoding ubiquitin carboxyl-terminal hydrolase 18-like: MLVAVGASWDLNWFLQLLLSVIVVAIGVHYFVKVTASKYFLVDANFEGDHHHALATDAMPGALAAADPLCAVCATPAPKKCSRCKAVRYCSQACQQSHWMSGHKTVCKDFRETSARSSAQNGVINRGFKASAAGGKSLSTIALIPGCGAGAISRPIKQAKDVLFSYDEFVKFFNWDKPGFPPCGLLNCGNSCFANVVLQCLSFTKPLVAYLLEKGHRRECSCNDWCFLCEFENHVERTRLSSQAFSPMNILSRLPNIGGTLGYGRQEDAHEFMRFSIDTMQSVCLDEFGGEKAVPPNLQETTLIQHIFGGRLQSEVICTKCNKISNQYENMMDLTVEIHGDAASLEECLDQFTARERLDGENMYKCEGCKDYVKAWKRLTVKCAPNILTIALKRFQSGRFGKLNKRISFPETLNLSPYMSEAGDGSDIYKLYGVVVHIDMLNASFFGHYICYIKDFQGNWYRIDDWKVMTVEVEEVLSQGAYMLLYSRCSARPSGLQIQTSESSGIAEVQTEVEVEPGQTEQDECLSNMKALTCSRGSEVLPSDVSPELKVSSSYDCESFAGLNSPVKREQFNDVDMMDVDSTGIVNEISCGAVESSYVPISQTDSDLGDVDMGRSLEETSGCKEEQDDTDMVSSGLCSGPPNDNSFDKHPSVSRDHQNMEEDSEHIDVVNCKLITAKDNACYSNGYVSANEPSIPVEDAGSQISGISSFPTENDKGNGIKKVEISADI, from the exons ATGCTTGTTGCGGTTGGAGCGTCGTGGGATCTGAATTGGTTCCTGCAATTGTTGCTCTCCGTCATCGTCGTGGCCATTGGGGTTCACTACTTCGTCAAGGTCACCGCTTCCAAATACTTCTTGGTCGACGCCAATTTCGAAGGGGACCACCACCACGCCCTCGCCACCGACGCCATGCCCGGTGCCCTCGCTGCCGCCGATCCTCTCTGTGCCGTCTGCGCCACGCCAGCCCCTAAGAAGTGCTCGCGCTGCAAAGCCGTTAGATATTG TTCGCAAGCATGTCAGCAGTCTCACTGGATGTCTGGGCATAAGACAGTGTGCAAGGATTTTCGTGAGACCAGTGCAAGAAGCTCGGCTCAGAATGGGGTAATTAATCGTGGGTTTAAGGCTTCTGCTGCTGGGGGTAAAAGCTTATCAACGATTGCGCTGATACCTGGCTGTGGAGCAGGAGCAATTTCCAGGCCAATCAAGCAGGCTAAAGAT GTTCTTTTTTCTTACGATGAATTTGTCAAGTTTTTCAACTGGGACAAGCCAGGATTTCCTCCTTGTGGACTCTTGAATTGTGGAAACAG tTGCTTTGCAAATGTGGTTCTTCAGTGCCTCTCATTCACAAAGCCACTTGTCGCCTACTTGTTGGAGAAGGGCCACCGTAGAGAAT GCAGTTGTAATGATTGGTGCTTCCTATgtgaatttgaaaatcatgTTGAAAGAACAAGGCTAAGTTCACAGGCATTTTCTCCCATGAATATTCTCTCTCGTTTGCCTAATATTGGTGGTACACTGGGCTATGGAAGACAAGAGGATGCTCATGAGTTCATGAG GTTTTCCATTGATACTATGCAATCTGTTTGCCTTGATGAATTTGGTGGAGAAAAAGCTGTCCCTCCTAACCTTCAGGAGACCACCCTTATTCAACACATTTTTGGTGGTCGTCTTCAATCTGAG GTGATTTGCACAAAATGTAATAAGATTTCAAATCAGTATGAAAATATGATGGACTTGACAGTTGAAATTCATGGAGATGCTGCTTCCTTGGAGGAATGTCTAGACCAGTTTACTGCCAGGGAGCGGCTTGATGGGGAAAATATGTATAAATGTGAGGG GTGCAAGGATTATGTCAAAGCATGGAAACGCCTTACTGTGAAATGCGCTCCAAATATTCTTACAATTGCCTTGAAAAGATTTCAG AGTGGGAGGTTTGGAAAACTTAACAAGAGAATATCCTTCCCTGAGACTTTAAATCTTAGCCCTTATATGAGTGAAGCTGGAGATGGATCTGATATTTATAAGCTATACGGTGTTGTAGTACATATTGATATGCTAAATGCTTCATTTTTTGGTCATTACATCTGTTACATCAAAGATTTCCAGGGAAACTGGTATAGGATTGATGACTGGAAG GTTATGACTGTGGAGGTGGAAGAGGTACTTTCTCAGGGAGCATACATGCTCTTGTATAGCAG GTGTAGTGCCCGGCCATCAGGCCTTCAAATTCAAACTAGTGAATCTTCAGGGATAGCAGAAGTTCAAACAGAAGTGGAAGTGGAGCCTGGACAAACTGAACAAGATGAATGCCTCTCAAATATGAAGGCTTTGACTTGTAGTAGAGGTTCTGAGGTTTTGCCATCTGATGTTAGTCCAGAATTGAAGGTTTCTTCCAGCTATGACTGTGAGTCTTTTGCTGGATTGAACTCACCAGTCAAAAGAGAACAGTTTAATGATGTGGACATGATGGATGTTGATTCAACTGGTATTGTGAATGAGATTTCTTGTGGTGCTGTTGAATCATCTTATGTGCCCATTTCTCAAACAGACAGTGATTTGGGGGATGTAGATATGGGCAGATCATTAGAAGAGACTTCAGGCTGCAAGGAAGAGCAAGATGATACTGATATGGTTAGTTCTGGTCTTTGTTCGGGTCCACCAAATGACAATTCCTTTGATAAGCACCCTTCCGTTTCACGTGATCATCAAAACATGGAAGAAGATTCAGAACATATCGATGTGGTTAACTGCAAGTTGATTACAGCCAAAGATAATGCATGCTATTCTAATGGATATGTCAGTGCAAATGAGCCTTCAATTCCAGTTGAAGACGCAGGCTCACAAATTTCTGGCATCAGTTCTTTTCCCACtgaaaatgacaaaggaaaTGGAATTAAGAAAGTGGAAATATCAGCCGACATCTAG